In the Brevinematales bacterium genome, one interval contains:
- a CDS encoding tetratricopeptide repeat protein has product MEDILILGVFATAILIIVITFLFRSFVQPLKLDSIKKKIDDKNYNSAIIDLEEYLKKDEKNPLAHLYLADCYYMVGKKDLALVEYRQALSLGKFSNQAIEKQARYRMADIYISLGQLEEAQKEFLLIVKMDPNDYKAMFNIGKIFYDRNMKDNALNYLNKAVKINSSFSDAWFYIGKIHIDSNRYAEAMNAFINCIKADPKNYEAHYNLGLIYKSMNNISKALQEFEIAERSTDNNLKIKTIYQIGLIAFDSGNYDKAIGEFQRALKFSNEENNTTIGIRYALAGVYENRKLLLEAIEQWEKIAQYRPNYLDVQEKLMKYSDLRMDDKLKDFVTCSTSTFEILSQKVLSELEYDVIDSKIVNDNTVHLVALERSGKWSNVRQGKVFVVVTRSGDPVDDDVLSLIVDKVKTIHGVKGICITTSRFTPKAIRYAENRPVVLIDRNELTRVLKKI; this is encoded by the coding sequence ATGGAAGATATTTTAATTTTAGGAGTTTTCGCTACAGCTATACTTATTATAGTTATAACATTTTTATTCAGGTCTTTTGTTCAGCCTCTGAAACTTGACTCGATAAAAAAGAAAATAGATGATAAAAACTATAATAGCGCAATAATAGACTTAGAAGAATATCTAAAGAAAGATGAAAAAAATCCATTGGCACATCTTTATTTAGCAGATTGTTATTACATGGTTGGCAAGAAAGACTTAGCACTTGTTGAGTACAGACAAGCACTATCTCTAGGTAAATTCTCAAACCAAGCAATAGAAAAACAAGCAAGGTATAGAATGGCAGATATATACATTTCTTTAGGTCAACTCGAAGAAGCTCAAAAGGAGTTTCTTCTAATTGTCAAGATGGATCCAAACGACTATAAGGCTATGTTCAATATAGGTAAAATATTCTATGACAGAAATATGAAAGACAATGCTCTAAATTATCTTAACAAGGCTGTAAAAATAAACTCTTCTTTTTCTGATGCTTGGTTTTACATTGGTAAAATACACATTGATTCAAATAGATATGCTGAAGCAATGAATGCATTTATAAACTGTATAAAAGCAGATCCAAAGAATTATGAAGCACATTACAATTTAGGTTTGATATACAAATCAATGAACAATATTTCAAAAGCATTACAAGAGTTTGAAATAGCAGAAAGATCTACTGACAACAACCTTAAGATAAAGACTATCTATCAAATAGGATTAATTGCTTTTGATAGTGGTAATTACGATAAAGCAATAGGAGAGTTCCAAAGAGCACTTAAATTCTCAAATGAGGAAAACAATACAACAATAGGCATAAGATATGCTCTTGCAGGTGTGTATGAAAATAGAAAACTATTACTCGAAGCAATAGAACAATGGGAAAAAATAGCACAATACCGTCCAAATTACCTAGATGTACAAGAAAAACTTATGAAATATAGTGACTTGAGAATGGATGATAAGTTAAAAGATTTCGTAACATGTTCAACATCAACGTTCGAGATATTATCTCAAAAGGTTTTATCAGAACTAGAATATGATGTAATAGATAGCAAAATCGTAAATGATAACACAGTACATCTAGTTGCACTTGAAAGATCCGGTAAATGGTCTAATGTAAGACAAGGTAAAGTATTTGTTGTTGTAACAAGAAGTGGCGATCCAGTTGATGACGATGTGTTATCATTAATTGTAGACAAAGTAAAAACCATACATGGTGTAAAGGGGATATGTATTACTACTTCAAGATTTACACCAAAAGCAATAAGATATGCGGAAAATCGTCCAGTAGTACTAATCGATAGAAATGAACTTACCAGAGTTCTAAAAAAGATATAA
- a CDS encoding 6-carboxytetrahydropterin synthase, whose product MKYSVVVKSSFSSEHRVILPNGELEPLHSHNFKVEACVTSETLDKNNMVIDFLILERTLNNILSKLNNSNLNENPNLQGTIPTAEKIAEYILLELSKQISLKIEFVRVYETDNFYAEVRL is encoded by the coding sequence ATGAAGTATAGTGTAGTAGTAAAATCTTCTTTTTCATCAGAACACAGAGTTATCCTACCTAATGGTGAGCTAGAACCTCTACACAGCCACAATTTCAAAGTAGAAGCATGTGTAACTTCTGAAACCCTTGATAAAAATAATATGGTAATAGATTTCTTAATACTCGAAAGAACCCTTAATAATATTCTTTCAAAGCTAAATAACTCAAATCTCAACGAAAACCCTAACTTACAAGGGACTATACCTACAGCAGAAAAAATAGCAGAGTACATTCTATTAGAGTTAAGTAAACAAATATCTCTTAAAATTGAATTCGTAAGAGTATACGAAACAGACAACTTTTATGCAGAAGTTAGATTATAG
- a CDS encoding SDR family NAD(P)-dependent oxidoreductase, translating into MRVLITGATGFIGHHLVDLLYKEGFKIKCLVRKTSNVAKIKDKVELVYGEVTVPSSLENAVKDVDYVIHSAAVVKALTKDEYYRVNTNGTINLFEAVLNYNPRIKRFVFISSQAASRPSDIPIREEVVSNPVTSYGKSKLEAEKFLENNIDKVPITIIRPSAVYGPGDREFLPVYQMVNKGVEILVKKGKTKLSLVYVKDLVKSIFLAMVSDKTIGKKYFSTYPESVYLADFYREIEKALGKKFVLRIHVPVSVLYGVSFVNTVISRLLRVPSMFNFEKVNEIKESWVCSSENLIRDVNMKYEYSLSQGVEETISWARDNKLL; encoded by the coding sequence ATGAGAGTTTTGATAACAGGTGCTACAGGTTTTATAGGGCATCACTTGGTTGATCTTTTGTACAAAGAAGGTTTTAAAATAAAATGTCTTGTTAGAAAAACAAGTAATGTAGCAAAGATAAAAGATAAAGTTGAGCTTGTTTATGGAGAGGTTACGGTTCCTTCGTCTTTGGAAAATGCTGTCAAAGATGTGGATTATGTGATTCACTCTGCTGCTGTTGTGAAAGCTCTGACTAAGGATGAGTATTATAGAGTTAACACTAATGGGACTATAAATCTGTTTGAGGCTGTTTTAAATTATAATCCTAGGATAAAGAGATTTGTTTTCATAAGCTCTCAGGCCGCTAGTAGACCGTCGGATATTCCTATAAGAGAGGAAGTTGTCTCTAATCCTGTTACATCGTACGGAAAATCAAAACTTGAAGCAGAAAAGTTTTTAGAAAATAATATCGATAAAGTTCCAATAACTATTATAAGGCCTAGTGCCGTATATGGGCCTGGAGATAGAGAATTTTTGCCAGTTTACCAAATGGTAAACAAAGGAGTTGAAATTTTAGTTAAGAAGGGAAAAACAAAATTGAGTTTAGTTTACGTCAAAGATTTAGTAAAAAGCATATTTCTTGCTATGGTTTCTGACAAGACTATAGGTAAGAAATATTTCTCGACGTATCCTGAAAGTGTTTATCTTGCTGATTTCTATAGAGAGATTGAGAAAGCACTTGGTAAGAAGTTTGTGTTAAGAATACATGTGCCTGTTTCAGTTCTTTACGGAGTATCCTTTGTAAATACAGTTATCTCAAGATTATTAAGAGTTCCGAGTATGTTTAATTTCGAAAAGGTAAATGAAATAAAAGAGAGTTGGGTTTGTTCTTCAGAAAACCTTATTAGAGATGTAAATATGAAGTATGAGTATTCGTTATCTCAGGGTGTTGAAGAAACTATAAGTTGGGCTAGAGATAATAAGTTACTATAA
- the lgt gene encoding prolipoprotein diacylglyceryl transferase produces the protein MEPIVLPLFERYIFKIDLFGIQLGATWYGAMYALGFLIGYLILIYWSNKKFIKLTYDHIFDIVFVVFLGVIIGGRIGYVIFYNLPYYLENPNKIIAVWEGGMSFHGGLIGVIVAIYIYSKIKNYHPFDILDILAILVPIGLGLGRIGNFINQELYGRVAESIPWAMVFATDPQKLPRHPSQLYEALLEGLVLFIIMYSTKNIKMPVGVRASLFGILYALFRIISEFFREPDPQIGYILGVLTMGQILSLILLVISIGLLIHFKYQNIQSKIISYAKQPAKQK, from the coding sequence ATGGAACCTATTGTATTACCCCTTTTTGAAAGGTATATATTCAAAATAGACTTATTTGGAATACAGTTAGGAGCAACCTGGTACGGAGCAATGTACGCTCTTGGATTTCTAATAGGATATTTAATACTCATATACTGGTCAAATAAAAAGTTTATAAAACTTACCTATGATCACATATTTGATATTGTATTTGTAGTATTTTTAGGAGTAATAATAGGTGGAAGAATAGGATACGTAATATTTTACAATCTACCATACTATTTGGAAAATCCAAACAAGATAATAGCAGTATGGGAAGGAGGAATGTCATTCCATGGTGGACTTATTGGTGTAATAGTAGCAATATATATATATTCAAAAATAAAAAATTATCACCCTTTTGATATACTCGATATACTCGCTATACTAGTACCTATAGGTCTTGGTCTCGGTAGAATAGGTAATTTCATAAACCAAGAACTTTATGGTAGAGTAGCAGAAAGTATACCTTGGGCTATGGTATTTGCTACGGATCCTCAAAAACTACCAAGACATCCATCACAATTATATGAAGCACTTTTAGAAGGGTTAGTACTATTCATAATAATGTACTCAACTAAAAATATCAAAATGCCAGTAGGAGTAAGAGCATCCCTTTTCGGTATACTGTATGCACTGTTTAGAATAATATCAGAATTCTTTAGAGAACCAGACCCACAAATAGGGTACATACTAGGAGTACTAACTATGGGACAAATCTTAAGTTTAATACTTCTAGTAATCAGCATAGGTCTACTCATTCACTTTAAGTACCAAAACATTCAATCAAAAATAATATCTTATGCCAAACAACCAGCTAAGCAAAAGTAG
- the surE gene encoding 5'/3'-nucleotidase SurE: MNILLVNDDGIRSPVLKILYEELSKRHNVYVVVPDGNRSGASQSITVFRSINVRKIDDKIFAIDAMPADCVKIALLSLVKEKIDLTISGINIGPNLGIDIYYSGTFSAARESAMLGVKSISSSMNLGWEEYNEKLFKQSALFISKVVDFYPIDKLPVDVFPNINIPNVYFEDIKGIKPARPYERYYFETSYIEEEHRSENEESCRYILDGGIRQHADIPDSDIFLCKNGYITYTMYSYYPFKSNEKYEFLVYENFRKAFDFTKSYFTQQSPSL; encoded by the coding sequence ATGAATATACTTTTGGTTAATGATGATGGTATAAGAAGCCCAGTTTTAAAAATCTTATATGAAGAACTATCTAAGAGACACAATGTGTATGTGGTAGTGCCTGATGGTAATAGAAGTGGTGCTTCTCAGTCGATAACGGTTTTTAGGAGCATAAATGTTAGAAAGATTGATGATAAGATATTTGCTATAGATGCTATGCCTGCTGATTGTGTTAAGATTGCTTTGCTATCTCTTGTAAAAGAAAAAATAGATTTGACTATTTCTGGTATTAATATAGGCCCTAATTTAGGTATTGATATATACTACTCTGGTACTTTTTCTGCCGCTAGAGAATCTGCCATGCTAGGTGTTAAGTCAATATCGTCGTCAATGAATCTAGGTTGGGAGGAGTATAACGAAAAGCTGTTTAAGCAATCTGCGTTATTTATATCAAAAGTAGTTGATTTTTATCCTATAGACAAATTACCTGTTGACGTATTTCCGAATATAAATATTCCAAATGTTTATTTTGAAGATATCAAGGGTATTAAGCCAGCTAGACCTTACGAAAGGTATTACTTTGAGACTTCCTATATAGAAGAAGAACATAGATCTGAAAATGAAGAAAGTTGTAGGTATATTCTTGATGGTGGTATAAGGCAACATGCAGATATACCAGATTCTGATATATTTCTTTGCAAAAATGGTTATATAACTTATACTATGTATAGTTATTATCCATTTAAGTCTAATGAGAAGTATGAGTTTTTGGTATACGAAAACTTTAGAAAAGCTTTTGATTTTACAAAATCTTATTTTACCCAACAATCACCTTCTCTTTAG
- the dprA gene encoding DNA-processing protein DprA, with protein MKREEILLLNLLGFGFKRYSYIKSNFGSIFDIPTSSYNEVSKILKINTSILKDLRNGLFQKKIEEIDKLLNKYSVDYITIEDSNYPYRLNSLNNRPIIIYYKGNKELLKSSINCSIVGTRRNDELGKLYTRNIVDLLVNNNVVIISGLARGIDIIAHRRTIEKGGQTIAVLGGGLDHIYPPEHKKEFFEISEKGCLISEYPPGVPPLKRNFFARNRIISGLSDVVVVVQAPENSGALITAEYALKQNKSLFAIPGNIENYLHKGCNLIIKKGAKLLLDYKEILEELGYKSTTEIISKNINQTLSEDEKYIYSLITKEISLDEIAELSGMSVNKIYPLLLSLEVKGLIVQNLGGTFSRVMC; from the coding sequence ATGAAAAGAGAAGAAATATTACTATTAAACCTGCTAGGCTTTGGGTTCAAAAGATACTCTTACATAAAATCAAATTTTGGATCTATATTTGACATTCCCACTTCTTCCTATAATGAGGTATCAAAAATACTGAAAATTAATACCAGCATTCTAAAAGATCTCAGGAATGGATTATTTCAAAAGAAAATAGAAGAAATAGATAAACTACTAAACAAGTACTCAGTAGATTACATTACTATCGAAGACAGTAATTATCCTTACAGATTAAACTCATTGAACAATAGACCTATCATCATATACTATAAGGGAAATAAAGAACTTCTTAAATCCAGTATAAACTGTAGTATAGTAGGAACAAGAAGAAATGACGAACTTGGTAAACTTTACACAAGGAATATAGTCGATCTTTTAGTTAATAATAATGTTGTTATTATCAGCGGTTTAGCTAGAGGTATAGACATAATAGCTCACAGAAGAACCATTGAAAAGGGAGGACAAACTATAGCAGTTTTAGGTGGAGGACTAGATCATATATATCCACCGGAGCACAAAAAAGAATTCTTTGAAATCAGTGAAAAAGGTTGTTTAATATCAGAATATCCCCCAGGTGTACCACCACTTAAAAGAAATTTTTTTGCAAGAAACAGAATAATAAGTGGACTTTCTGACGTTGTTGTAGTAGTACAAGCACCAGAAAACTCAGGAGCACTAATTACAGCAGAGTACGCACTAAAACAGAATAAATCATTATTTGCAATACCAGGCAATATCGAAAACTATTTACATAAAGGATGTAATCTCATTATAAAAAAAGGAGCAAAATTACTCTTAGATTACAAAGAAATTCTAGAAGAGCTCGGCTATAAAAGTACTACCGAAATCATCTCAAAGAATATAAATCAAACACTATCAGAAGATGAAAAATACATATACTCCTTAATCACAAAAGAGATATCATTAGATGAGATAGCGGAACTTTCAGGCATGAGTGTTAATAAAATATATCCACTGTTGCTTTCATTGGAAGTTAAAGGACTAATAGTACAAAACCTTGGCGGAACATTTTCAAGAGTTATGTGTTAG
- a CDS encoding ABC transporter ATP-binding protein, which translates to MVAVKLENVEKYFGEFKALDGVSFEINEGEIVGFLGPNGAGKTTTMRIITGFMEQTSGKVNVYGFDNLTQADEIKQIIGYLPEHPPLYPELSVEEYLYFVGEIKDVPQKEMKRRVEEVIELVGLQEKRRFLISHLSKGYKQRVGIAQAIIHSPKLLILDEPTIGLDPIQIIEVRELIKKLSVAEKRTIILSTHILQEVNYVCQRAIIINKGKIVNDVPITSAGKRQFIVRVNKPIEDLKIDSNIEYSRHGVNNIRVAVSRDEELEGFIRMLISQDFVPLEITPVSTEIEKIFVDSVYS; encoded by the coding sequence ATGGTAGCTGTTAAACTTGAGAATGTTGAAAAGTATTTTGGTGAATTTAAAGCTTTGGATGGTGTTTCATTTGAGATAAATGAGGGCGAGATTGTAGGTTTTTTGGGGCCTAATGGTGCAGGAAAAACTACGACGATGAGAATAATCACAGGATTTATGGAACAGACAAGTGGTAAAGTAAATGTTTATGGATTTGATAATCTTACTCAGGCTGATGAGATAAAGCAAATAATAGGTTACTTGCCTGAACATCCACCTCTGTATCCTGAACTTTCTGTTGAGGAATATCTTTATTTTGTTGGAGAAATAAAAGATGTACCTCAGAAAGAGATGAAGAGAAGAGTTGAAGAAGTTATAGAACTTGTTGGATTGCAAGAAAAGAGAAGATTTTTGATATCCCATTTATCCAAGGGGTATAAACAGAGAGTAGGTATAGCGCAGGCTATAATACATAGTCCTAAGTTGCTTATACTAGATGAGCCTACCATAGGTCTTGATCCTATACAGATAATAGAAGTGAGAGAACTAATAAAAAAACTATCAGTGGCTGAAAAAAGAACAATAATACTCTCAACTCATATCTTACAGGAAGTAAATTATGTGTGCCAGAGAGCAATAATAATCAATAAAGGTAAAATTGTAAATGATGTACCTATAACTAGTGCTGGTAAGAGACAGTTTATAGTTAGAGTTAATAAGCCTATAGAAGATCTAAAGATAGATAGTAATATTGAATACTCACGACATGGAGTGAATAATATAAGAGTTGCTGTGAGTAGAGATGAAGAATTGGAAGGTTTTATTAGAATGTTAATATCTCAGGATTTTGTGCCACTAGAGATAACACCAGTTTCAACAGAGATAGAGAAGATTTTTGTTGATTCTGTATATTCGTAG